A stretch of DNA from Oscillatoria sp. FACHB-1406:
CAACTCATCTCGCGGGCTGCGATCTCCTCGGCTATCTTCTACTGAAACACCTTGAAAATCTAAGCCAGCCGACACATACCACGGCGATTGTTCAAAAGGACTTCCTCCCAAAGGCTGCCCGAAAGTAATCCCGCCGCCCGTGCGCACAATCCGGGGGCGATCGCCATTGGGCAGGCGGATATCGGGATTTCCTTCATCAAAAATCAATGAGATCGACCGGCGGCGGAAGGCATTAACTGTATAAGACAAGCGATTCGGATGAGTAGCAATCCAAGGATCGGTGAAACTGAGATCGAATAAAAATTCTCGCGTCCCGAGTTGCGCTTCTGCTGAGAAGGTTTGGTTGTTACCGCCGACATTTTTCTGTTGGTAACTCGCCGTTCCGAAGAAACCGCTAGCAGAACTAATCCCCGCCCCCGCTGCCACCGAACCCGTACTCGCTTCGTTGACATCGACATTCACAATAACTTTCGACGGATCGCTTCCCGGCGAGAAGGAAAACTTCACGTCGTCAAAAATCCCCAAGCCAAAAACGCGCTCTAAATCTCGCTGGGCGGTTTGGCGGTTGAAGACATCACCGGGTTTGAGTTCGATTTCCCGCGTAACGATGAAGGGGCGAGTTACGCCGTCCACGGGTTCGTTCTCGTCATTAAAAAATCTGACGCGAATGTCTTCAATGTTCCCTTCGGCGACAACAAGCGTTACAGTTCCATCTCGTCCGACTTCCGGCGCGCCCACGACTTGGGCTAAATCGTAGCCCTGCTCTTTGTACCAGTCGTTCAAGCGCAGAATTCCCGCTTGGAAGCGGCGCAGATTGAGAATTTTACCGTATTGATTTTGAAAGATTTCGTCAACTTTTTCTTGGGGAAGAACGCCCTCACCTTCGCGCTGGGGAATTGTTTGAATGACAACGCGGTTGAGAATGGGATTGGGTTCGACCTTGAAGGTAATGCGCACGCCCAAGGGGGTATCTTCGGGCAGGACGGTTACGTTAGAGAAGTAGCCCGTAGCGAAGATTTGGTTGACATCTTCTTGGAGGATGGTGCGCGTCGTCGGTCGTCCGGCGCGAGTGCTAATCACCCGGTAAATCTCGTTGAGGAGTTCGGGATCTTGGGTTCCGTCGATCGCGAGTTCGGCGACGAGGACTTGAGGATCGGGGGCTGGTGCTGCTTGCGTTCCAGAAGGTGCGGGTGCGGGCAATGTTGGCGGCGTTGCTTGCGTTCCAGAAGGTGCGGGTGCGGATGGCGTAGATGGCGTTCTGGAAGGAACGGGTAACGAAGGGGGCGTTGAGTCTTCCAACCGCTCGGGCTGCTGTTCGGTTTCCGGGGGGGCAGGCTGTCCGGGGAGTGGTGTTTGGACGAGTTGGGGTCTATGTTTTTCGAGGCTGGGGATGGTGCGAACGGCGACGCTTTCGCTTTCTGCATTGGGCGTAATGGAGGGGCCATTAATTGCCAAAGACTCAACCACCGCAGCGGGATGACTCGCGACTAAGATCTCGTTAACGTCATTATTGCTACTGGCTTCGGGGATTGAGAGAGGAACAGCAGCATCATTCGGTGTTGCAGTTGGGGCGTTGGTTGCTGTCGGGCTAACACCGATCGCTGTTTCTGTCTCGGCTGGAAGGTTTGAAGGAATATTAGCCGCTGGGAGAGCCGACTCGATCGCTTTTTTCGTTTTTAATAATGAAGGCGTTTGGCTGCCTTCATCCGGCAGTTCCCACTGTTCTCTTGGCTGTTCTCCTGGCGAGGTTAAAGAATTCGCACGGACTGTCCCCGCTCCCCCGAAGGTCAGACAGGACAGCAGGATTGTTGCGATCGCAATCCGTAATCGCAGATTTCTGATTTCGTTTAGCACGTCCACACACCACACTCACTCAATCAATCAATACTGTGTACTTATCGGTCATTTGTCGAGGGCAGTTGTGTCATCTGGTTTTGTGTCATAACCGTCTCGACCCGCTGAAGAACTTGCTGGTATGCTGTCTCGATTTGACCGAGATCGCGACGAAATCGATCTTTATCCATAACCTTTGCTTCGGGATCGGTTTCGGCACTATCCCAAAGCCGACAAGTATCCGGGCTGATTTCGTCGGCAAGTCGAAGTTGGCCTTCGCGATCGAATCCAAACTCCAGTTTGAAGTCTACCAGGGTAATTCCACCTGCTGCAAAGAATTTTTGCAAATGCCCATCGATTTCTAGGGCTAATGCTTTGAGGCGATCGAGTTGTTCCGACGTTACAATCTCCAGTAACAGGATGCGATCGCGCGTTAGCAGCGGATCGCCTAACTCATCATTTTTTAGATAAAATTCCACCAACGGCTGCGCCAAAATTTGTCCTTCCGGCAATCCTGTTTGCCTGCACAAACTTCCCGCAGCAATGTTACGGACAACCACCTCTAATGGTACGATCTCCACAGCGCGAATCCGCATTTGGTTGCTCGCCGGACAGTCTAGGTAATGTGTGGGAATGCCTTTGGCTTCGAGGTCTTGAAATAATACTGCCGACACCCGACAGTTAATTTCGCCCTTTCCCTGAATTTGACCGCGCTTCTGTGCGTTAAAGGCAGTCGCATCATCTTTATAATGTGCCAAAAAGATGTTGGGGTCGTCGGTCGGATAGATAATTTTGGCTTTGCCTTCGTAAAGTTTTTCGGGTTGGGACACAATCGTAAATTTTCTGAGAAACGGTCTGCTCTACTCTTGATATCGATCGCTGCATTACGAGTGCGGTCTAACTCGCCTTCACACCGAACAGCTATGCCAACGAATATACAGCTTTTTGGGGACTTTCTCCGTGCAATTGCAGCAATTTTGTTAGGGCGTTTGTAATCGCAGTACGATCTCAAAAACGATAAACCTTTATCTTCGGTTATCCGCCGCCTTTGGGAATCGCCAAACGACTAGCGGTCGAGCGTCTGCCCAAAAAAGTTTCTGAAGGTACAATTTAAAAAGGCGTTAGGGAATATTTATAAATGTAGGTGGGTCACTGCGCTAACGCATTCGCACAATCTAGCACACAGGGAGGACGGAATGGTGAATTCCAACGATCGCGCTCGCGCTGACAAAGATAGTTTTCTTTATCCTCACGTTCCCTATCGAGGCGATTTCACGCCGGGTAACGTGGTTTTTAATGCTAATCTACAGGAATTTGCCCAGCGCGTAAATGTTTTGTGCAATTTGGAAACGGCTGGCAAGATTTCCACCGAAGAAGCTTACCAACAGATTAAAGACCTTTGGAAGCAACTCAAACAAAGTAAAAAAGAGTTAGGGATCGGTCCGTAATTTGAAATTCGGATCGATTCCCTGTCTCTTCAGCCGATCTAAGTGAAATTTCGGAATTAATAACTTATTTTGCCGTCATCGTATGAACGCCATCCCAGTTTTCCGGGGGAGGGATGTTTAAGTATTGTTGCGCGCGTTGCAGGTGGAATAGCGTCGCGCGATCGCTGGGCTGCAAATTTTGAGCATCCCAGAAGAACTTTAAGGCTTTCTGAAAGTTGCGTTGAATGTAAGCCTCGCGCCCGCTGCGATACAAGTCTAAAAAGCGTTCTAAATCTGAAGCGATCGCGTTTGGACGCAAATCCAGCAGTTCGTAAATACTGACGGGCTGCATTCTCCCTTTAACGCGAATTTTATCGAGTTCTCTCACCCAAAGGTGCTTGCTCCCCCCGCACATTTCATAAGTAAATTCACTGAGAATAATATCGCAACCGTACTCCTTCGTTAAACTCTCCAAACGGGAACTTAAATTAACGCTATCGCCAATAACGGTATAGTCCATCCGTTTTTTCGAGCCAATATTCCCCGATACCACATCCCCCGAACTAATCCCAATCCCAAAGCGAATATCGGGCTTATTAACTGCGCGTCCAATCCGATTGAACTCTGCCAAACGCTGGCGCATATCCAGAGCCGATTGGACTGCCATCCACGCATGATTTTCCAACGGTAAAGGCGCGCCAAATACAGCCATCAAAGCATCGCCAATAAACTTATCGAGCGTACCTTGATAGTTAAACACGGCCTCCACCATTGTTTCAAAATAGCGGTTGAGCAAGTCCACTACTTCCGTCGCTTCCAAATTTTCCGTCAGCGTCGTGTAGCCCCGAATATCGGAAAACAAAATCGTCACATCCTTACGTTCGCCGACCATCAAACTATCATCCCCTAAAGCCATCACCTGTTCGGCAACGCCGGGAGTCATGTAGCGGTAGAGGGTTGATTTCATCCGCTTTTCGTTGCTGATATCTTCGAGAACGACTAAACCGCCTTGAACGCGCCCTTCGGGATTGGTTAGCGGATTGACGGTTAAATTGAGGCTGCGATCGATTTCTTTGACTTGACTGCGTTGGAGGGCAGTAGAAGCCCGAGCATCGAGGGGACTTTCTCCCCAAAGCCAATAAATATCGGCGTTTTTCCGTTCGGGAATGGCGAGCATATAGCGAACCGGAGCGATGGACGGTTCGGCTCCGGACGTTTTTCCGTTTCGACGGCGGGCTTTAGTGATGGGACGTTCGGGAAGCTCTGTATTCTCCAGCAAGCCAATTTTGAGGGTTTGCTCGGGAACGTAATGTTTGGCTCCTGTGGTAAAACTATCTTTTAAGCGCCATTGCAGGCGGTCAACGGGAACGACTTCCCAAACGTAGCGCTCGACCAATTTGCATTCCCACAACTGCCGCAGTTGGTTGTTGTGCAGTTGGTCTTTAGGGAGTCCGAGCAGTTCTAAGGCTGCGTCGTTGATGGTGACAATTTTTCCTTCGAGATCCGTGGAAATAACAGCATCGGAAAGGCTAGCGAGGATGTCTTTTTGGTACTGTTTTTCAGTGAGGACGGCTTCAAAGAGTTTGGCGTTTTCGAGGGCTATCCCTGCTTGAATGTTGAACGCCTGCATGAACTCTTCGTCAGAAGCGCTGAAGCTTCCTTGTTCTTTATTAATGAGTTGCGTCACTCCGATTAACTCGCCCGCCGAGTTGAAAACCGGCATACAGAGAATGCTGCGGGTACGATAGCCCGTGCGTTTGTCGGTACTGGGATCGAAGCGCGGATCTTCGTAAGCATCGGGGATATTAAGGGTTTTGCCCGTGGAGGCGACGTAACCGGCAATACCGCGATTGGCAGAAATGCGAATTTCCAGCATCGTCTTGCCATCGGCTTTGGCGACTTTCGTCCAGAGTTCTTTTTTTTCTTTACTTAATAAGAATAGGGTACTGCGATCGGCTTTCATCAAGCGGCGCGCTTGTTCCATCACCGATTTGAGCGTGGCTTCGAGGTCTAAACTTTGTCCGAGGCTGGAGGTGGCTTTGAGGAGGGCGGCAGCCCCGCGTTGGTTGCGGGCTGCCATGTAGAAAGATTGGCAGGTTTCTAGGATAATACCCATCGAGGAGGTAAAATCGTGGAAGCGCTGTTCGTCTTCTGCATCGAAAGGAACCTCTCCAGCTTTGTTGAGGAGTTGGACGACAGCAACAATGCGATCGCTACTACTCGAGATGGGCATACACAACAAAGTTTTGGTGCGGTAGCCAGAACGTTCGTCGATTTCTTTGTTGAAGCGCGGATCTTTATAAGCATCGGCAATATTGGCACTTTTCCCCGTAGCGGCAACGCGCCCGATGATGCCGACATTGAGCGGAATCCGCACATCACGGGTTTCACCGTTCTGCCCGCGAGTGACTTTCGACCATAGCAACCCTTTATCCGTGTCTACAAGATAAATGCTGGTTCGTTCGGCTTGCAGAATTTGACCGATTTTTAAAGTGACAGCCTCCATCACTTGCTCGAGCATGGCTTCTAAGGTTTCGCTGTTAATCATGTCCAGCGCTCTCAGAAACTGTTGAAACTCAGCCGTAATAAAATCGAGCAAACAAACGAATTCGCCCATCGAGAGATCTTTAACTCGATTGACGAGGACGTTGGTTCGATTGAGTTGATTGAACTGAGTGAGTGTTGCGAGAATACTACCAGAGTTGGAGAGTGTCATAATCGAGAGGGTTCTGCGATCGCTGTTGATTCAACAGGTTGGGAGCGAGCAAGGCTCAGACTACAGAGACAGTAGGAAGACTAAAGCGATTTCAGATTGGATATTGGTAAAGCTGACCGACTGACGACTAGACGCATTCTGGAGGATGCGAAATTGCCTTTTGGGCGGCTGACTGCTGCCGAAGACAACAAACCTATTGCATAAGAAACCCCAGCGTTTGTCCGAAGGATTGGAAGCGATGACCCGAGAATGCAGAAGAATGCGGTTTTGGTAACACGGATGGTTAACGTTAACTATTTATAAGTGTATCTGTTGGTATTGGGGCAGTTAAACCGTGAGATTACCGAAAAAAACTACGAATTTTAGAACGCGAGTTGTCAAGCAGAGGAAGCTCGTGCGTCTCGCTCTCCCCATCCCCCCGTACCGGACGGGAACAGCCAAGCGGAGTGCGCCCTAACCTTCCTCTACTCGCTTTCCGATTAAGCAGCGGTTGCCAAATTTTGAGCCGTAAGAACGTTTTTGTAATAGGCTTGTAATTGCCGCGTTGCTGCCGACCAACTCCAGCGCTCTGCTTCTTGACGGGCATTAGCGCGCAGGTTTTCTCGTTCGGTATCGGCAGCGAGGAGTTTTTGCGTAGCGGAGATCGCACCCTGGGGATCGTTCGGCTCGAAAAGATAGCCGTTAACGCCGTTGGTCACAATATCGGGAATGCCGCCCGAGCGTGCCGCCACTACCGGACAACCGGCTGCCATCGCCTCGAGCAGAACCAGTCCCAAGGTTTCCGTGCGAGAGGGGAAGACAAAGGCATCGGCAGAGGCGAAGGCTGTCGCGAGTTCGATTCCCTGCAAATACCCAACAAAATTGACGGGTGTACCTGCAAAATGCTGTTCTAAAGCTTTCCGATGCGGTCCATCGCCCACAATCGCCAGTCTCGCGCCGGGAATCGCTTCGAGAACGGGGCGAATTTGCTCGATCTCTTTTTCCGGGGAGACGCGCCCGACGTAAAGTAAAAGGGGGCGTTCTGGATGGCCTTTAGAAAGACGAAATCTCATTTTTGGGCAGGCTAGATGCGGTTGAAATAATTCCGTATCTACACCGCGCTGCCACAAGTCCGTTCGCTCGATCCCATGAGTCGATAATTCTTCTACCATTGCCGTAGAAGTACATAGATTAAGTTGAGCCTGATTGTGAACTGCTTTCAGTAATTCCCACAAAAAACCTTCGAAAGCACCAAATCCATAGTGGTGAAGATACTGAGGCAAATGGGTATGATAAGAAGCGACCAGAGGAATATCCATGACTTTGGCGTAGTAAATGCCGCCCAAACCGAGAACGGCTGGATTGACGACATGGATGAGGTCGGGTTGAAAGCGTTCGAGGACTTTGCGCAGTGTTGGGCGCGGCAATGCCATTTTTAACTCGGGATACATCGGTAGGGGAAAGGCAGAAAGCCCATGAATTTGCGCGCCTTTATATTCTTTGAGTCCGCCCTCCGGACAGACAACGAGAACTTTATCGCCATTGCGCTGCAAATGTTCGACAGTATGACGCAAGCGCGTGACAATGCCATCGACTTTGGGTAAAAAGGTTTCTGTGAATAGGGCAATTCTCATAACTTAACGCTCCTAATCCCGACAGAGGTTAGAGCAAACGGGTGATTTTACAGCCAAACCATACCAGAAAAGTCCCCCTTATTCTTCATACTTCTTAAACTGTGAGGGCGTTTTACAATGATGAAGCTATAATCCGAACTTTTCGAGTAAAATTGCCAGAGAAACTCCTGCGTCGAAGTTTAATTGCAGGCGACGCAAGAACCGTTTCTTTTCCTTGCCGCACGCCTAGTTTCAAACCGGAACCCTATCCATGTCTGAATTGATTGCTAGCCCAGAATCCAGAACGCCCGCCTTAGTGGGAGGAGCGAATTCAACTGAACCTTGGTCGGTGGAGCAGGATGCAGACTCGCTCATGGACGACCTTTTTGCCGATTTGGAGCGACTGATTGAGGGAGGGACGCAGTTACCGAGGGAAACCGCCGCCGTAGAATCCGCGCCAATCCCCGCCTTAACAATGCCCGAACTCGCGCCCTTGTTGGTTTTGGAAAATAATGCTCCGGTGGAAGAGTCGCCTGCTGAAGTGCTACCGCTCCTGCCCGAGTCTCGGGCTGAGTTTCGTGAAGTGCCTCAATCTTATGAGGTTACAGCGCCAGTAGCTCGTCCGAAACGACGCGGCTCGATGCAGCACCTCGATAAGATTTTGTTTGGAGTCGCCTGCGTTGCTTTATTGGGCGCGATCGCTTGGTTATTCAGTCAGGGAAAAATCAATGTTAAGCCCCTCACTTGGCCGAAGTTTGGAGCCATGCGCGTCGAGACACTTTCGCCTCAAGCGGAAGTCGTTCCCGTTTCGGAGGCAGACGCTCAGTTCGCTAATTATATGCTGCGATCGCTGAATTTAATCGATAGCAAAGTCGCTAGTTTGCCAACCCCTAACTCTTCAAACTCCTCGGTGTTGCCTCCTGCTCCCGGAACGGCGGCTGCAAACTCGGCTCCCAGAAGCCTTGAATATATTCCCATGCCGCTTTATCCTAATGTTCCAGGAACGGCTGGAAGTCTGCTTCCGTCATCCGTTCTCGAACCTTTGCCGCCCGCTGCTAAGTCACAACCGGCACAACCTCCCGCATCGACTCAGAAAGCGGCAGCCTCGCCATCCAAACCAACGGCTCGCCCTGCAACATCCCCTTCCCAAACGGCACAACCTTCTTCTCAAGCTGCCACTAAACCGGTATCGCCTGCGCCCCAAGCTGCCGCAGCACCCCGTTCTGCTGCAACCGTTGCACTACCCTCTTTCCCTCCCTCACCGCCGCGCGTCGCTCCTGTTGCTCCCTCCGCAACCGCATCGCTTCCTCCTTCTCCCGAGCCTCCCCTCGGCAAGTATTCCCTCGTCGGTTTAATCGTGAGTTCGGACGGCAGTTCGGCAGCACTGTTCAATCTTAATGGCGTTGCCCAACGAGTTCGGGCAGGAGAAGCCATTGGCGATAGCGGTTGGACTCTTTATTCGGCAGGGAACCAGAGTGCCGTTATGCGACGCAATGGAGAAGTTCGAGAAATTTATGTCGGTCAGAAGTTTTAAGGGATGAGGAGTGGATGTCTCCAAAGTTTGTCTTCAATCTCTTAATAGGCAGTCTTGAAATTGGGCTTCTGGCAGTATCTGCGATAGATAATTGTTTGCCAATCGCGGATTACGGATAATAGATTATTGAATAACTGAAGAAGCGAATGGGCATTTTTGAGGATTTGAGTCAATTTTTGGAAGCGCGGCTTGAAGAGTTTCTGCGAAATAATCCCCATTTAGAACTGCAAGCGTTAGACGAGCAATTGCGCGAGCAGGAAGATGGGACTTTACGCTTGATTTTGGATTTACAACGCCAAGAGAAGCAGTTACAAGATGATATTCTGGCGCTCGCGCAGGATATTCAATTGTGGCACGGTCGGGCGAGTAAAGCGGAAGCGTCAAGTCGTATGGATTTGGCAAATGCGGCGCGGGAAAGGGAGGCTGCTTTATTGCGCCAGGGCAATCAACATTGGGGTCAGATGCAAGGGATAAAGCAACGCATCGAGCAATCCAAGGATTTAGTGCGGCAAATCCAGCGCCGACGGGAAGAAGTGAGAGCCGAACTCGCTCGCGTGCAAGCGGCTACTGCATCGGCTAAAGCAAGTTTGGATTCGGATACTCAAGGTTGGAATCAAGCGGGAACTTATCAACGCTCTAAGTCGGGTGCAGACCCCCTCGACGCGCAATTTCAGCGCTGGGAAATGGATAAGGAAATTGAAGAGATGAAGCGAAAGATGGGCAGTTGAGAAGCGAGTTTTAATCGGAGGGCGCGGTTTTCTTTTTCCAGGTAGGCGGCTCGATTTTAAAGGAGATTTGGGTGGGTGGGAGCGATTTCGCGACTCGAGCGTCAACCTCGGAAATATTTTGAGGGTTGACAAAGTTCATTTTTTGTGGATTTGAGATAGTATCGGATGGTTTGCTGGAATTTGATGCGATCGCGAGGGCAATCCCGCAGGCGATGTAAATTGGCATCGGCACGTTGAGGGCAGCAAACCACTGGTATAACTCGACGGCTCCGAATAAAAGTCCGAAACTAATCAGCCAAATTCTCATGGGTTAGAAGCAACGATTAACGGTGGAGGCGGGACTTTAAAGCAAATAAACCTTCAAAAGGATAAGGCGAGATGAATTTCATCCGGTTCGAGGCGCTCGCGAGTAATGCGACCGTCGCGAAAACAGACAATGCGTTTTGTCATCCGCGCTACTTCGGGTTCGTGAGTAACCATGATAACAGTAATTCCGGAAGCATTTAGTTCGCCGAAGAGTTCGATAACTTCTGCGGTCGTTCGAGAATCGAGCGCGCCCGTAGGCTCGTCGGCTAGAAGGATCAGGGGGCTGTTGACCAGAGCGCGAGCAATGGCAACCCGCTGCTGCTGTCCGCCGGAGAGTTGATTGGGTTTATTATTCATTCTGTCTTTTAGGCCGACGCGAATCAGCATTTGTTCGGCGCGATCGCGTCGTTCTCGAGGGGGGATTCCCGCATAGATAGCTGGGAGTACCGCATTTTCGACAGCAGTCAATTGAGGAAGCAGGTGGAACTGCTGAAATACAAAACCAATTTTACGGTTGCGGATTCGTGCCAACTCCGACTCTGGGAGTTGAGAAACATCGTAGTTATCAAGATAATAGTGTCCAGAACTAGGGCGATCGAGACAGCCGATGATATTCATTGCTGTAGACTTTCCCGAACCCGAAGCACCGACGATCGCGCAATACTCGCCTTTTTCGATAATTAAGTTTACGCCGTCGAGGGCGTTCAC
This window harbors:
- a CDS encoding BamA/TamA family outer membrane protein, whose amino-acid sequence is MLNEIRNLRLRIAIATILLSCLTFGGAGTVRANSLTSPGEQPREQWELPDEGSQTPSLLKTKKAIESALPAANIPSNLPAETETAIGVSPTATNAPTATPNDAAVPLSIPEASSNNDVNEILVASHPAAVVESLAINGPSITPNAESESVAVRTIPSLEKHRPQLVQTPLPGQPAPPETEQQPERLEDSTPPSLPVPSRTPSTPSAPAPSGTQATPPTLPAPAPSGTQAAPAPDPQVLVAELAIDGTQDPELLNEIYRVISTRAGRPTTRTILQEDVNQIFATGYFSNVTVLPEDTPLGVRITFKVEPNPILNRVVIQTIPQREGEGVLPQEKVDEIFQNQYGKILNLRRFQAGILRLNDWYKEQGYDLAQVVGAPEVGRDGTVTLVVAEGNIEDIRVRFFNDENEPVDGVTRPFIVTREIELKPGDVFNRQTAQRDLERVFGLGIFDDVKFSFSPGSDPSKVIVNVDVNEASTGSVAAGAGISSASGFFGTASYQQKNVGGNNQTFSAEAQLGTREFLFDLSFTDPWIATHPNRLSYTVNAFRRRSISLIFDEGNPDIRLPNGDRPRIVRTGGGITFGQPLGGSPFEQSPWYVSAGLDFQGVSVEDSRGDRSPRDELGNLLSFSDSGKDQMLALHFGASQDLRNNPFQPTSGSLLRLAMDQTIPVGSGNILMSRLRGSYSYYIPVEFTNFTPGPEALAFNIQGGTIFGDLPPYEAFAIGGANSVRGYTEGGVGSGRSYLQFTAEYRFPLFAISRFGIGGALFVDYGTDLGTGSDVPGKPAVIRNKPGDGLGYGLGVRVQSPLGPIRIDYGFNIDGGSRFHFGIGERF
- the purC gene encoding phosphoribosylaminoimidazolesuccinocarboxamide synthase, with product MSQPEKLYEGKAKIIYPTDDPNIFLAHYKDDATAFNAQKRGQIQGKGEINCRVSAVLFQDLEAKGIPTHYLDCPASNQMRIRAVEIVPLEVVVRNIAAGSLCRQTGLPEGQILAQPLVEFYLKNDELGDPLLTRDRILLLEIVTSEQLDRLKALALEIDGHLQKFFAAGGITLVDFKLEFGFDREGQLRLADEISPDTCRLWDSAETDPEAKVMDKDRFRRDLGQIETAYQQVLQRVETVMTQNQMTQLPSTNDR
- a CDS encoding GAF domain-containing protein, giving the protein MTLSNSGSILATLTQFNQLNRTNVLVNRVKDLSMGEFVCLLDFITAEFQQFLRALDMINSETLEAMLEQVMEAVTLKIGQILQAERTSIYLVDTDKGLLWSKVTRGQNGETRDVRIPLNVGIIGRVAATGKSANIADAYKDPRFNKEIDERSGYRTKTLLCMPISSSSDRIVAVVQLLNKAGEVPFDAEDEQRFHDFTSSMGIILETCQSFYMAARNQRGAAALLKATSSLGQSLDLEATLKSVMEQARRLMKADRSTLFLLSKEKKELWTKVAKADGKTMLEIRISANRGIAGYVASTGKTLNIPDAYEDPRFDPSTDKRTGYRTRSILCMPVFNSAGELIGVTQLINKEQGSFSASDEEFMQAFNIQAGIALENAKLFEAVLTEKQYQKDILASLSDAVISTDLEGKIVTINDAALELLGLPKDQLHNNQLRQLWECKLVERYVWEVVPVDRLQWRLKDSFTTGAKHYVPEQTLKIGLLENTELPERPITKARRRNGKTSGAEPSIAPVRYMLAIPERKNADIYWLWGESPLDARASTALQRSQVKEIDRSLNLTVNPLTNPEGRVQGGLVVLEDISNEKRMKSTLYRYMTPGVAEQVMALGDDSLMVGERKDVTILFSDIRGYTTLTENLEATEVVDLLNRYFETMVEAVFNYQGTLDKFIGDALMAVFGAPLPLENHAWMAVQSALDMRQRLAEFNRIGRAVNKPDIRFGIGISSGDVVSGNIGSKKRMDYTVIGDSVNLSSRLESLTKEYGCDIILSEFTYEMCGGSKHLWVRELDKIRVKGRMQPVSIYELLDLRPNAIASDLERFLDLYRSGREAYIQRNFQKALKFFWDAQNLQPSDRATLFHLQRAQQYLNIPPPENWDGVHTMTAK
- a CDS encoding glycosyltransferase family 1 protein, whose amino-acid sequence is MRIALFTETFLPKVDGIVTRLRHTVEHLQRNGDKVLVVCPEGGLKEYKGAQIHGLSAFPLPMYPELKMALPRPTLRKVLERFQPDLIHVVNPAVLGLGGIYYAKVMDIPLVASYHTHLPQYLHHYGFGAFEGFLWELLKAVHNQAQLNLCTSTAMVEELSTHGIERTDLWQRGVDTELFQPHLACPKMRFRLSKGHPERPLLLYVGRVSPEKEIEQIRPVLEAIPGARLAIVGDGPHRKALEQHFAGTPVNFVGYLQGIELATAFASADAFVFPSRTETLGLVLLEAMAAGCPVVAARSGGIPDIVTNGVNGYLFEPNDPQGAISATQKLLAADTERENLRANARQEAERWSWSAATRQLQAYYKNVLTAQNLATAA
- a CDS encoding TIGR04376 family protein — protein: MGIFEDLSQFLEARLEEFLRNNPHLELQALDEQLREQEDGTLRLILDLQRQEKQLQDDILALAQDIQLWHGRASKAEASSRMDLANAAREREAALLRQGNQHWGQMQGIKQRIEQSKDLVRQIQRRREEVRAELARVQAATASAKASLDSDTQGWNQAGTYQRSKSGADPLDAQFQRWEMDKEIEEMKRKMGS
- a CDS encoding ABC transporter ATP-binding protein gives rise to the protein MTQFSSTRDLTAHKPAVVRLEEITKVYGSGDTAVNALDGVNLIIEKGEYCAIVGASGSGKSTAMNIIGCLDRPSSGHYYLDNYDVSQLPESELARIRNRKIGFVFQQFHLLPQLTAVENAVLPAIYAGIPPRERRDRAEQMLIRVGLKDRMNNKPNQLSGGQQQRVAIARALVNSPLILLADEPTGALDSRTTAEVIELFGELNASGITVIMVTHEPEVARMTKRIVCFRDGRITRERLEPDEIHLALSF